The Actinomyces sp. oral taxon 414 genome has a segment encoding these proteins:
- a CDS encoding lysylphosphatidylglycerol synthase transmembrane domain-containing protein: MSDAPPSETPDVAAPIPATSPVGLPTVGIAPVVARSPRPSSTVRSRTLLVDAPPRRLRRVEDLLDLVLSVIGSLSMLILAVYAHQTTTGVTQDVQNILAVILRQVLVFPLQAIEGLATFIIPVAVLLGRILRRSWRSAVQAVLGAVGGWLLGVMAYIALRTWAPTSLLAGLTVTGAGSAQLGISATYAALAGLLTGAGERRSVTAVRYGWASLWVLVGLAVLRSALPLSGAILSVLLGRAIGLVMRYILGVEDHRAHGIPLVRALRRAGLDAVCTVRMDRAPRARAWMVTTDAPLGYTEQVRENPLAAPVTEDSHVDDAEPPALSAPTSDPEANTITQADDVDLAKVLSQAHSAALVEGRTSVHRLYAVWDAGGVRRDVTVLDADRQVAGFLSTLWDRIRVKGLSPTRDMSVRPAAEHAALMTLEASRAGVRTPRLLGMAEAAESMLLVTEHVVGARSFDSLGANVPESVLDDLWEQIRCAHAAGLAHRAIDGGSVVVDASGRVWLLDWDAGETISNELSRRVDLAQTLALVASGAGVERAIASASRTLSTSQLASIAPMLQRVVLPSSTREAMGRRGRLLQELRDALVALTPTAHAEPAKLTRFSSRTVIVIIIGMVALWTLLARMNFEQISAAVAQANIWWILGALVFSLTTYLGAGLALVALSPTKLSVWTSTEVHLASSVVSLVAPAGVGGAAINLRFLNRKGVPTPVGVATVALVQIIQFVVTVVLLIILAATTGQSTGLSLPSGWVMVAAIVLVAVVTVALVIPGVRSFLWAKAEPTYRQVWPRLMWILSNPGRLALGVGGTVLLSLSYVLSFAASLWAFGYTLPFSVLAITYLASNTVGSVVPAPGGIGPVEIALTAGLATAGVPGGVALSAAIVYRLVTFWIPIPVGWLSLRRLQKAGSL; the protein is encoded by the coding sequence ATGAGCGATGCACCTCCCTCGGAGACACCCGACGTCGCCGCACCCATTCCCGCGACATCGCCGGTCGGACTCCCCACCGTCGGCATCGCCCCCGTCGTCGCGCGCTCGCCGCGTCCGTCGTCGACGGTCCGCTCCCGCACCCTTCTGGTGGACGCCCCGCCCCGGCGCCTGCGCCGCGTCGAGGACCTGCTCGACCTGGTCCTGTCCGTGATCGGCTCCCTGTCCATGCTCATTCTGGCGGTCTACGCCCACCAGACGACCACCGGCGTCACCCAGGACGTGCAGAACATCCTCGCCGTCATCCTGCGTCAGGTCCTGGTCTTCCCCCTCCAGGCCATTGAGGGCCTGGCCACCTTCATTATCCCCGTGGCCGTCCTGCTGGGACGGATCCTGCGGCGCTCGTGGCGCAGCGCCGTTCAGGCGGTTCTGGGGGCTGTCGGCGGCTGGCTGCTCGGCGTAATGGCCTACATCGCGCTGCGCACCTGGGCCCCGACCTCGCTGCTCGCCGGCCTGACGGTCACCGGCGCCGGGTCGGCCCAGCTGGGCATCTCGGCGACCTACGCGGCCCTGGCCGGTCTGCTCACCGGCGCCGGGGAGCGCCGCTCCGTGACGGCGGTGCGCTACGGCTGGGCGAGCCTGTGGGTCCTGGTGGGCCTGGCCGTGCTGCGCAGCGCCCTGCCCCTGTCCGGGGCGATCCTGTCGGTCCTGCTCGGACGCGCCATCGGACTCGTCATGCGCTACATCCTGGGGGTGGAGGACCATCGGGCGCACGGCATCCCGCTGGTGCGGGCGCTGCGCCGCGCCGGTTTGGACGCGGTGTGCACAGTGCGCATGGACCGCGCCCCGCGCGCCCGGGCCTGGATGGTGACGACGGACGCCCCCCTGGGCTACACCGAGCAAGTGCGGGAGAATCCGCTGGCCGCACCGGTCACCGAGGACTCGCATGTCGACGACGCTGAGCCGCCGGCGCTGTCGGCCCCCACGTCCGACCCGGAGGCCAATACGATCACGCAGGCCGACGACGTCGACCTGGCCAAGGTCCTGTCCCAGGCGCACAGCGCCGCCCTGGTGGAGGGGCGCACCTCGGTGCACCGCCTGTACGCCGTGTGGGACGCCGGCGGCGTGCGCCGCGACGTCACCGTCCTCGACGCCGACCGCCAGGTCGCCGGCTTCCTGTCCACCCTGTGGGACCGGATCCGGGTCAAGGGCCTGTCCCCCACGCGGGATATGTCGGTGCGCCCCGCCGCCGAACACGCCGCCCTCATGACCCTGGAGGCTTCCCGCGCCGGAGTGCGCACGCCCCGGCTGCTGGGCATGGCGGAGGCGGCGGAGTCGATGCTGCTGGTCACCGAGCACGTCGTGGGCGCCCGCTCCTTCGATTCCCTGGGAGCCAACGTCCCCGAGTCCGTCCTCGACGACCTGTGGGAGCAGATCCGCTGCGCCCACGCCGCCGGCCTGGCGCACCGGGCGATCGACGGTGGCAGCGTCGTCGTGGACGCCAGCGGCCGGGTGTGGCTGCTGGACTGGGACGCCGGGGAAACCATCTCCAACGAGCTGTCGCGCCGCGTGGACCTGGCCCAGACCCTCGCCCTGGTCGCCTCGGGCGCGGGGGTGGAGCGCGCCATTGCCTCCGCCTCCCGGACCCTGAGCACCTCCCAGCTGGCCTCCATCGCGCCCATGCTCCAGCGCGTCGTCCTGCCCTCCTCCACGCGGGAGGCGATGGGCCGGCGCGGCAGGCTCCTCCAGGAACTGCGCGACGCCCTGGTCGCCCTGACCCCGACCGCCCACGCCGAGCCGGCCAAGCTGACCCGTTTCTCCTCGCGCACGGTCATTGTCATCATCATCGGCATGGTGGCTCTGTGGACGCTGTTGGCGCGGATGAACTTCGAGCAGATCAGCGCCGCCGTCGCCCAGGCGAATATCTGGTGGATCCTGGGTGCTCTCGTCTTCTCTCTGACCACCTATCTGGGTGCGGGTCTGGCCCTGGTGGCCCTGTCCCCGACGAAGTTGAGCGTGTGGACCTCCACCGAGGTTCACCTGGCCAGTTCGGTCGTCTCCCTCGTGGCGCCCGCGGGCGTGGGCGGCGCCGCCATTAATCTGCGCTTCCTCAATCGCAAAGGAGTTCCGACGCCGGTGGGCGTGGCCACCGTCGCCCTGGTGCAGATCATCCAATTCGTCGTTACCGTCGTCCTACTCATTATCCTGGCGGCGACGACCGGCCAGTCCACCGGATTGTCTCTGCCCTCGGGCTGGGTCATGGTGGCGGCCATCGTCCTCGTGGCCGTGGTGACGGTGGCACTGGTCATTCCGGGAGTGCGCTCCTTCCTGTGGGCGAAGGCGGAGCCCACCTACCGGCAGGTGTGGCCGCGACTGATGTGGATCCTGTCCAACCCGGGCCGACTGGCGCTGGGCGTCGGCGGCACGGTCCTGCTGAGCCTGAGCTACGTCCTCTCCTTCGCGGCGAGTCTGTGGGCCTTCGGCTACACCCTGCCCTTCTCGGTACTGGCCATCACCTACCTGGCCTCCAACACGGTCGGCTCGGTGGTGCCCGCTCCCGGCGGCATCGGGCCCGTCGAGATCGCCCTGACGGCGGGTCTGGCGACCGCCGGAGTGCCCGGCGGCGTGGCCTTGTCCGCCGCGATCGTGTACCGTTTGGTCACCTTCTGGATCCCGATCCCCGTGGGATGGCTCAGCCTGCGGCGTCTCCAGAAGGCGGGAAGCCTGTAG
- a CDS encoding amidohydrolase family protein, whose protein sequence is MGTTAELQGRLTGPAPDVDPREVVRLDLPGTTLMPGLIETHDHLPTSGTNIEYPDYGPHEIARLTLNAARAARELLSEGVTGVQSLGARHYVDVALRDAVDAGDLRGPRIVASGPQITTTGGHAHHAGGAADSPDEIRRQVRLHHLMGADTIKVMATGGFMTGGSAPWFAQFTTEELQILVDEAHRLGKWTAAHAHGTQGIERAVRAGVDYIAHASFVSATGRSEFDPRLAEEMARAGVYVDCTVTAHLPALIARDPSFAPPVRLLWEHGVRIVAGHDAGIPASPQRAYVGGLKALEAVGLPCTEVLLAATSRAAAAIGRAGVTGVLAPGFEADLIAVAGDPRRDLAVLHDLRLVVARGREFLPDRVAGLAAGPVEGLVGPAETLAVWREEQERRARHPRV, encoded by the coding sequence GTGGGGACCACGGCGGAGCTCCAAGGGCGCCTGACGGGGCCCGCCCCCGACGTCGACCCGCGCGAGGTCGTGCGCCTGGACCTTCCCGGCACCACCCTCATGCCCGGACTCATTGAGACCCACGACCACCTGCCCACCTCCGGCACCAACATCGAGTACCCCGACTACGGGCCGCACGAGATCGCCCGCCTCACCCTCAATGCCGCCCGTGCCGCGCGCGAGCTGCTCAGCGAGGGCGTCACCGGCGTCCAGTCCCTCGGGGCGCGCCACTACGTCGACGTCGCCCTGCGCGACGCCGTCGACGCCGGAGACCTGCGGGGCCCGCGGATCGTGGCCTCCGGACCGCAGATCACCACCACCGGCGGGCACGCCCACCACGCCGGGGGCGCCGCGGACTCCCCGGACGAGATCCGCCGCCAGGTCCGCCTCCACCACCTCATGGGGGCGGACACCATCAAGGTGATGGCCACCGGCGGCTTCATGACCGGCGGGTCCGCCCCCTGGTTCGCCCAGTTCACGACCGAGGAGCTTCAGATCCTGGTTGACGAGGCCCACCGCCTGGGGAAGTGGACGGCCGCCCACGCCCACGGCACCCAGGGCATCGAGCGGGCGGTGCGCGCCGGAGTGGACTACATCGCCCACGCCTCCTTCGTCTCGGCGACCGGCCGCAGCGAATTCGACCCGCGCCTGGCCGAGGAGATGGCGCGTGCCGGCGTCTACGTCGACTGCACCGTCACCGCGCACTTGCCCGCCCTGATCGCCCGCGACCCCTCCTTCGCGCCGCCCGTCCGGCTCCTGTGGGAGCACGGGGTGCGGATCGTCGCCGGCCACGACGCCGGAATCCCCGCGTCTCCGCAGCGCGCCTACGTCGGCGGGCTTAAGGCCCTGGAGGCCGTGGGGCTGCCCTGCACCGAGGTGCTGCTCGCCGCCACGTCCCGGGCCGCCGCGGCGATCGGACGGGCCGGCGTCACCGGGGTCCTGGCGCCCGGGTTCGAGGCCGACCTCATCGCCGTGGCCGGGGATCCGCGCCGGGATCTGGCCGTCCTGCACGATCTGCGCCTGGTGGTCGCGCGCGGCCGGGAGTTCCTGCCCGACCGGGTCGCGGGCCTGGCCGCCGGGCCCGTCGAGGGGCTGGTCGGGCCCGCCGAGACCCTCGCCGTCTGGCGCGAGGAGCAGGAGCGCCGCGCCCGCCACCCGCGGGTGTGA
- a CDS encoding IS4 family transposase, whose protein sequence is MRPSAPDVFAPGHLGELTQVVPFEMVDAALEAGGGVQRRVRRLPSRVVVYLLLAGALFGSVGWSGVWSRLCAGLGRPVEPVSASSISQAMRRVGPAPLKALFDLLSGPLPVQGGADRFASRRVVALDGTLIAVADTEANRAAFPKSRSGRGSGAGYPMIRLVTLLAASTRSLLAAAVDSDRVGETSLAAGLIRAMGPGMLVLADRGLASTGMWTLIRSAGSDFLTRVRTGTSALRLDVERVLPDGSWLSNARGTRVRVIDARITPTTTTGPERTGHWRLVTSLTDHRRAPADQLVRLYHERWEIETAYCELKSALGAGRVLRARHPRGVLQEVWALLCAYQALRTAMADAVLTSPGTDPDRASFTVALTAARDQIVLAQHITADRPDLTGPIGTAVLAALLPPRRPRTRTRAIKRALSKHRARTPHPDRTTYPVTITTHILTPHPDP, encoded by the coding sequence ATGCGCCCTTCGGCGCCGGACGTGTTCGCCCCCGGTCACCTGGGCGAGTTGACCCAGGTGGTTCCCTTCGAGATGGTCGATGCGGCACTGGAGGCGGGGGGCGGCGTGCAGCGGCGCGTGCGGCGCCTGCCGTCGCGGGTGGTGGTCTACCTGCTGCTGGCGGGGGCGCTGTTCGGATCGGTGGGGTGGAGCGGGGTGTGGTCGCGCCTGTGCGCGGGCCTGGGGCGCCCCGTGGAGCCCGTGAGCGCCTCGTCGATCTCGCAGGCGATGCGCCGGGTGGGGCCGGCCCCCCTCAAGGCGCTGTTCGATCTGCTGTCCGGCCCCCTGCCCGTGCAGGGGGGCGCGGACCGGTTCGCCTCGCGCAGGGTCGTGGCCCTGGACGGCACCCTGATCGCGGTGGCGGACACCGAGGCCAACAGGGCCGCCTTCCCCAAGAGCCGGTCCGGGCGGGGCTCGGGCGCCGGCTACCCGATGATCCGCCTGGTGACCCTGCTGGCCGCCTCCACCCGCAGCCTGCTGGCCGCGGCCGTCGACTCGGACAGGGTCGGCGAGACCTCCCTGGCCGCCGGGCTGATCCGCGCCATGGGCCCGGGCATGCTCGTCCTGGCCGACCGGGGCCTGGCATCGACGGGCATGTGGACCCTGATCAGGTCCGCGGGCTCGGACTTCCTCACCCGCGTGCGCACCGGCACGAGCGCCCTGAGGCTCGATGTCGAGCGCGTCCTGCCCGACGGGTCCTGGCTGTCCAACGCCCGCGGCACCAGGGTCAGGGTCATCGACGCCCGCATCACCCCCACCACCACCACCGGCCCCGAGCGCACCGGGCACTGGAGACTGGTGACCAGCCTGACCGACCACCGCCGGGCCCCCGCCGACCAGCTGGTGCGCCTGTACCACGAGCGCTGGGAGATCGAGACCGCCTACTGCGAGCTCAAGTCCGCCCTGGGCGCCGGACGGGTCCTGCGCGCCCGCCACCCCCGGGGCGTGCTCCAGGAGGTCTGGGCCCTGCTGTGCGCCTACCAGGCCCTGCGCACCGCCATGGCCGACGCCGTCCTGACCAGCCCCGGCACCGACCCCGACCGGGCCTCCTTCACCGTCGCCCTGACCGCGGCCCGCGACCAGATCGTCCTGGCGCAGCACATCACCGCCGACCGCCCCGACCTGACCGGCCCCATCGGCACCGCCGTCCTGGCCGCGCTCCTGCCCCCGCGCCGACCACGAACCCGCACCAGGGCCATCAAACGAGCCCTGTCCAAACACCGCGCACGAACACCCCACCCCGACCGCACCACCTACCCCGTCACCATCACCACACACATCTTGACACCCCACCCCGACCCCTAA
- a CDS encoding amidohydrolase has product MGPVRDLTRPTEPSRAVQARMAAETAARAGAVGPAAALAESDGAPPRLRAALARSLAGLAPRIVALSHDVHAHPEVGYHEHRAVAAVAGLLRECGIEPEVGVYGMDTALRAEIGPAGAPAIAVLAEFDALPGIGHGCGHNVMCANSVGAFLALADLARRGESGESGEPGEPVLPGRVVLQTTPAEECDTAKERLIRAGMLDGVGAAVQTHAYARDVADQVWLGVRRMRAVFTGVPAHAASQPFMGRNALDAVALALSGIGLLRQQILPWDRVHAVVVDGGEVANIIPERAELSLMARSKYPETLKDLVGRVEDVLRGAALMSGTGVRIIVPDYTNEMPVRTNGPLTAAWVRSQRERGRDPLPAGVLPETVAAGTDFGNVSQRVPGIHPLIGVADRPDVALHTREMTRAAGSPSGDAAAVDGAYGLAAVALDWLHDADLRLAVQEDFEAGGGGLDVEHFWDA; this is encoded by the coding sequence ATGGGTCCCGTGCGCGACCTCACCCGCCCCACCGAGCCCTCCCGCGCCGTCCAGGCGCGCATGGCAGCCGAGACCGCCGCCCGGGCCGGCGCCGTCGGCCCCGCCGCCGCCCTGGCCGAGTCCGACGGCGCCCCGCCCCGCCTGCGCGCGGCGCTTGCCCGGTCCCTGGCCGGGCTCGCGCCGCGGATCGTGGCCCTGTCCCACGACGTCCACGCCCACCCCGAGGTCGGCTACCACGAGCACCGCGCGGTTGCCGCCGTCGCCGGCCTCCTGCGCGAGTGCGGCATTGAGCCCGAGGTCGGCGTCTACGGCATGGACACGGCCCTGCGCGCCGAGATCGGCCCGGCGGGCGCCCCCGCCATCGCCGTCCTGGCCGAGTTCGACGCCCTGCCCGGCATCGGCCACGGCTGCGGGCACAACGTCATGTGCGCCAATTCCGTGGGCGCCTTCCTCGCCCTGGCCGACCTCGCCCGGCGCGGGGAGTCGGGGGAGTCGGGGGAGCCGGGGGAGCCGGTCCTGCCCGGCCGCGTCGTCTTGCAGACCACGCCCGCCGAGGAATGCGACACCGCCAAGGAGCGTCTGATCCGGGCCGGCATGCTCGACGGCGTCGGCGCCGCCGTCCAGACCCACGCCTACGCCCGCGACGTCGCCGACCAGGTCTGGCTGGGCGTGCGCCGCATGCGCGCCGTGTTCACGGGCGTGCCCGCGCACGCCGCCTCCCAGCCCTTCATGGGCCGCAACGCCCTGGACGCCGTCGCCCTCGCCCTGAGCGGAATCGGCCTGCTGCGCCAGCAGATCCTGCCGTGGGACCGCGTCCACGCCGTCGTCGTCGACGGCGGAGAGGTCGCCAATATCATCCCCGAGCGCGCCGAGCTGTCCCTCATGGCCCGCTCGAAGTACCCCGAGACCCTCAAGGACCTGGTGGGGCGCGTGGAGGACGTCCTGCGCGGGGCCGCCCTCATGAGCGGCACGGGCGTGCGGATCATCGTTCCCGACTACACCAATGAGATGCCGGTGCGCACCAACGGCCCGCTCACGGCCGCCTGGGTCCGCTCCCAGCGCGAGCGCGGCCGCGACCCGCTGCCCGCCGGGGTCCTGCCGGAGACGGTGGCCGCGGGCACCGACTTCGGCAATGTCTCCCAGCGCGTGCCCGGCATTCACCCGCTCATCGGGGTCGCCGACCGTCCCGACGTCGCCCTGCACACCCGCGAGATGACGCGGGCGGCCGGTTCGCCCTCGGGGGACGCCGCCGCGGTCGACGGCGCCTACGGGCTGGCGGCCGTCGCCCTGGACTGGTTGCACGACGCCGATCTGCGCCTGGCCGTGCAGGAGGACTTCGAGGCGGGCGGCGGCGGGCTCGACGTGGAGCACTTCTGGGACGCCTGA
- a CDS encoding YjdF family protein produces MPTIFTILFDGRFWVGVLERHDGGRVRAARVVFGAEPSDVELHAWLLAHGSELLERAERAPGVRADRAGEARRINPKRALRLAAREAARPRTSTTAQQAVKAEREARATQAARTASADRRAEREVARARRRERARARRRGH; encoded by the coding sequence ATGCCAACCATCTTCACCATTCTTTTCGACGGCCGCTTCTGGGTCGGAGTGCTCGAGCGTCACGACGGCGGCCGGGTGCGGGCGGCCCGGGTCGTCTTCGGGGCCGAGCCCTCCGACGTCGAACTCCACGCCTGGCTCCTGGCCCACGGGTCCGAGCTGTTGGAGCGGGCGGAGCGGGCCCCGGGTGTGCGCGCCGACCGGGCCGGGGAGGCGCGCCGGATCAACCCGAAGCGGGCGCTACGGCTCGCGGCGCGCGAGGCCGCCCGGCCGCGCACGAGCACGACGGCGCAGCAGGCGGTCAAGGCCGAGCGCGAGGCGCGGGCAACGCAGGCCGCCCGCACTGCGAGCGCCGATCGTCGGGCCGAGCGCGAGGTCGCCCGCGCCCGCAGGCGCGAGCGGGCCAGGGCCAGGCGCCGCGGGCACTGA
- a CDS encoding TetR/AcrR family transcriptional regulator, giving the protein MARPARFTADGILDAAAVVAAQRWREATVADVAARLGAPPGSVYYRFANKDALFGALWLRAVRRFHVGLLAALSLPDPGAAACEAAAYVPRFCRDNRLDAIAMTLYRQQDLVARVNGGLRRDVEHVNDAVREATTALARARFGRADADALALVAVACQEGPYGLVRRYLRTDVDMPVWLEDAVRASCRAVLALGDGPGPGARG; this is encoded by the coding sequence ATGGCACGACCCGCCCGTTTCACCGCCGACGGCATTCTCGACGCCGCCGCCGTCGTGGCCGCGCAGCGCTGGCGCGAGGCCACCGTCGCCGACGTCGCCGCCCGGCTGGGCGCACCGCCCGGCTCGGTCTACTACCGTTTCGCGAACAAGGACGCCCTGTTCGGGGCCCTGTGGCTGCGGGCGGTGCGCCGCTTCCACGTCGGCCTGCTGGCGGCCCTCTCCCTGCCGGACCCCGGGGCCGCGGCCTGCGAGGCGGCCGCCTACGTCCCGCGGTTCTGCCGCGACAACCGGCTCGACGCCATCGCCATGACGCTGTACCGCCAGCAGGACCTGGTCGCGCGCGTCAACGGCGGGCTGAGGCGCGACGTCGAGCACGTCAACGACGCGGTTCGGGAGGCGACGACGGCCCTGGCCCGGGCCCGCTTCGGCCGCGCGGACGCGGACGCGCTGGCGCTGGTGGCCGTGGCCTGCCAGGAGGGCCCCTACGGGCTGGTGCGCCGCTACCTGCGTACCGACGTCGATATGCCCGTCTGGCTGGAGGACGCCGTGCGCGCCTCCTGCCGGGCGGTCCTCGCCCTCGGGGACGGGCCCGGGCCGGGCGCGCGGGGGTGA
- a CDS encoding low molecular weight protein-tyrosine-phosphatase, producing MSPTGPYRIAMVCTGNICRSAMARVVLIDRLTAAGVPDDGVDGVAVTSSGVSDEEHGNPMDRRARRILADHGYGRGSDDVARAVSRAIAAHRAHRISDAELADSDLILSMTSRHRGALLRRAERLGLGDGPAPGDGPGAAAGRIRLLREFDPAAVGLTAESGAPPPGALDVPDPWYGTMEDFAATLEVVERVSDALAPALVELAAERSQTLTRAQAPGRAARPASR from the coding sequence ATGAGCCCCACCGGCCCCTACCGCATCGCCATGGTCTGCACCGGCAATATCTGCCGCTCGGCCATGGCCCGGGTCGTCCTCATCGACCGCCTCACCGCCGCGGGCGTGCCCGACGACGGCGTCGACGGCGTGGCGGTGACATCCTCCGGCGTTTCCGACGAGGAGCACGGCAACCCCATGGATCGCCGTGCCCGGCGCATCCTCGCCGACCACGGCTACGGCCGGGGCTCCGACGACGTCGCCCGCGCGGTGTCGCGCGCCATCGCCGCCCACCGGGCCCACCGCATCTCCGACGCCGAGCTGGCCGACAGCGACCTCATCCTTTCCATGACCTCCCGTCACCGCGGCGCACTGCTGCGCCGGGCCGAGCGCCTGGGACTGGGCGACGGCCCGGCCCCCGGCGACGGTCCGGGCGCGGCGGCGGGCCGCATTCGCCTGTTGCGCGAGTTCGACCCCGCCGCCGTCGGGCTTACGGCCGAGAGCGGCGCGCCCCCGCCCGGGGCCCTGGACGTGCCCGACCCCTGGTACGGGACCATGGAGGACTTCGCCGCCACCCTGGAGGTCGTCGAGCGGGTGAGCGACGCCCTGGCCCCGGCCCTCGTCGAACTGGCTGCCGAGCGCTCGCAGACCCTCACGCGCGCGCAGGCCCCCGGCCGAGCCGCGCGACCAGCCAGCCGGTGA
- a CDS encoding alpha/beta hydrolase has protein sequence MTEPTSPPRPQPAPGLAPDILGEPWVARRIPVTESDAAPGADHAVLVHQREAVPAPGAAPRHERAVLYLHGRNDYFFQTWLADALLEAGYEFYALDLRTCGRAGVGYWSPHDVRDLRVHDEEIGEALRIIRSEHGHGVVVLNGHSTGGLQAVIWAKDHPGGVEAITLNSPWLDLNSSALVRSYGSAWVDLISRWDPERIIDNPDEARALRAAGLDSATQPAAAAQQTPAGAADADPGSAEIADPGPIELDMYARVLHRRWGGPWDWDLTLKPSPSFPVRAGFMAGIRRLQREVHHGLGIEEPVLLCCSTTTVGRDASIEQARHGDLVLSVEQMVARAPFLGDDVTVRQIPGGVHDLALSDEAAREEYLAALTGWLVARLGRGPARA, from the coding sequence ATGACCGAGCCGACGTCGCCGCCCCGCCCCCAGCCCGCTCCCGGGCTCGCCCCCGACATCCTGGGCGAGCCGTGGGTGGCCCGCCGGATCCCCGTGACCGAGTCCGACGCCGCCCCCGGGGCGGACCACGCCGTCCTGGTGCACCAGCGCGAGGCCGTCCCGGCGCCCGGCGCCGCCCCTCGCCACGAGCGCGCCGTGCTCTACCTGCACGGCCGCAACGACTACTTCTTCCAGACCTGGCTGGCCGACGCCCTGCTGGAGGCCGGCTACGAGTTCTACGCCCTGGACCTGCGCACCTGCGGTCGGGCCGGAGTGGGCTACTGGTCCCCGCACGACGTGCGCGACCTGCGGGTCCACGACGAGGAGATCGGCGAGGCGCTGCGCATCATCCGCTCCGAGCACGGCCACGGCGTCGTCGTCCTCAACGGGCACTCCACGGGCGGCCTCCAGGCGGTCATCTGGGCGAAGGACCACCCCGGCGGCGTGGAGGCGATCACGCTCAACTCCCCCTGGCTGGACCTGAACTCCTCGGCGCTCGTGCGCTCCTACGGGTCGGCCTGGGTGGACCTGATCTCCCGCTGGGACCCCGAGCGGATTATCGACAACCCCGACGAGGCCAGGGCCCTGCGGGCCGCGGGGCTCGACTCGGCGACGCAGCCGGCGGCCGCGGCCCAGCAAACCCCCGCCGGGGCGGCGGACGCCGACCCCGGATCCGCCGAAATCGCCGACCCCGGGCCCATCGAGCTCGACATGTACGCCCGCGTCCTGCACCGTCGGTGGGGCGGGCCGTGGGACTGGGACCTGACCCTCAAGCCCTCCCCCTCCTTCCCGGTCCGGGCCGGCTTCATGGCGGGGATCCGGCGCCTGCAGCGCGAGGTCCACCACGGGCTGGGCATCGAGGAGCCCGTCCTGCTGTGCTGCTCGACGACGACGGTGGGCAGGGACGCGAGCATCGAGCAGGCCCGCCACGGCGACCTGGTGCTCTCGGTGGAGCAGATGGTGGCCCGCGCCCCCTTCCTGGGCGACGACGTGACTGTGCGGCAGATCCCGGGCGGCGTGCACGACCTGGCCCTGTCGGACGAGGCGGCGCGCGAGGAGTACCTGGCGGCCCTCACCGGCTGGCTGGTCGCGCGGCTCGGCCGGGGGCCTGCGCGCGCGTGA
- a CDS encoding methionine ABC transporter ATP-binding protein, with the protein MEECVSEDPQGRAEPSGAGPVDVEVHDGARSADGPEPAGAEPMIRLHDVHKHYHLRDGRVVRALDGLSLDVSAGSVHGVVGTSGAGKSTLVRCLTALERPTSGEVRVAGQDLTALGARELREARRAIGMVFQHANLLEQRTAAQNIAYPLAMAGVPRGERHETVARMLELVGLADRGSSYPAQLSGGQQQRVGIARALADQPAVLLCDEPTSALDPETTRSILELIRDVRDRLGVTVVIITHEMSVVRAVCDSVSLLEAGRVVESGPIEDVVSDVASRLSRELVPAPAVPAGSVGPGDAVIDVALTAHPGQPAAAQVLALAAEQGADVAGGLFETLGRAQVGRLALTIPADRAEAAVAVLAGAGVTAEVRA; encoded by the coding sequence ATGGAGGAGTGCGTGAGCGAAGATCCACAGGGCCGGGCCGAGCCGTCCGGCGCCGGACCCGTCGATGTCGAGGTGCACGACGGCGCCCGCTCCGCCGATGGGCCGGAGCCCGCCGGCGCCGAGCCCATGATCCGGCTCCACGACGTCCACAAGCACTACCACCTGCGCGACGGGCGCGTGGTGCGCGCCCTGGACGGGCTGAGCCTCGACGTCTCCGCCGGCTCCGTCCACGGCGTCGTCGGAACCTCCGGGGCCGGCAAGTCCACCCTCGTGCGCTGCCTGACCGCCCTGGAGCGGCCCACCAGTGGCGAGGTGCGCGTGGCCGGTCAGGACCTGACCGCCCTGGGCGCCCGCGAGCTGCGCGAGGCCCGCCGCGCCATCGGCATGGTCTTCCAGCACGCCAACCTCCTAGAGCAGCGCACCGCCGCCCAGAACATCGCCTACCCGCTGGCCATGGCCGGCGTCCCCCGGGGCGAGCGCCACGAGACGGTGGCCCGCATGCTCGAGCTCGTGGGCCTGGCCGACCGCGGCTCCTCCTACCCCGCCCAGCTCTCCGGCGGCCAGCAGCAGCGGGTGGGCATCGCCCGCGCCCTGGCCGACCAGCCCGCCGTCCTCCTGTGCGACGAGCCCACCAGCGCCCTCGACCCCGAGACCACCCGCTCCATCCTCGAACTCATCCGCGACGTGCGCGACCGGCTGGGCGTCACCGTCGTCATCATCACCCACGAGATGAGCGTGGTGCGCGCCGTGTGCGATTCCGTGAGCCTGCTCGAGGCCGGCCGCGTCGTCGAGTCCGGGCCCATTGAGGACGTCGTGTCCGACGTCGCCTCCCGCCTGTCCCGCGAGCTCGTCCCCGCCCCCGCCGTCCCCGCCGGGTCGGTGGGGCCCGGCGATGCCGTTATCGACGTCGCCCTGACCGCCCACCCCGGTCAGCCCGCCGCCGCCCAGGTCCTCGCCCTGGCCGCCGAGCAGGGGGCCGACGTCGCCGGCGGCCTGTTCGAGACCCTCGGACGGGCCCAGGTGGGGCGGCTCGCCCTGACCATCCCCGCGGACCGGGCGGAGGCCGCGGTCGCGGTCCTGGCCGGCGCGGGCGTCACCGCGGAGGTGCGCGCATGA